From a single Poecilia reticulata strain Guanapo linkage group LG2, Guppy_female_1.0+MT, whole genome shotgun sequence genomic region:
- the LOC103473792 gene encoding tubulin alpha chain-like: MRECISIHVGQAGVQMGNTCWELYCLEHGIQPDGHMPSNKPTGGYDDSFTTFFSETGTGKYVPRAIFVDLEPTVIDEVRTGTYRQLFHPEQLISGKEDAANNYARGHYTVGKEHIDSVLDRIRKLSDQCTGLQGFLVFHSFGGGTGSGFTSLLMERLSVDFGKKSKLEFAIYPAPQVSTAVVEPYNSILTTHTTLEHSDCAFMVDNEAIYDICRRNLDIERPSYTNLNRLISQIVSSITASLRFDGALNVDLTEFQTNLVPYPRIHFPLATYAPVISAEKAYHEQLTVAEITNACFEPANQMVKCDPRHGKYMACCLLYRGDVVPKDVNVAISNIKTKRSIQFVDWCPTGFKVGINYQPPTVVPGGDLAKVQRAVCMLSNTTAIAEAWARLDHKFDLMYAKRAFVHWYVGEGMEEGEFSEAREDMAALEKDYEEVGIDSYEEDEEGEEY; this comes from the exons ATG AGAGAGTGCATCTCCATCCATGTCGGCCAGGCCGGCGTCCAGATGGGCAACACGTGCTGGGAGCTGTACTGCCTGGAGCACGGCATCCAGCCCGACGGCCACATGCCCAGCAACAAGCCCACCGGCGGCTACGACGACTCCTTTACCACCTTCTTCAGCGAGACCGGCACAGGGAAGTACGTTCCCAGAGCCATCTTTGTGGACCTGGAGCCTACCGTCATCG acGAGGTCCGAACCGGAACCTATCGCCAGCTGTTCCATCCCGAGCAGCTGATTTCAGGCAAGGAGGATGCTGCCAACAACTACGCCCGAGGCCACTACACCGTCGGGAAGGAGCACATAGATTCTGTCCTGGACAGAATCCGCAAACTG TCTGACCAGTGCACTGGACTCCAGGGGTTTCTGGTCTTCCACTCCTTCGGAGGAGGAACCGGCTCCGGCTTTACCTCTCTGCTCATGGAGCGGCTCTCAGTAGATTTTGGCAAGAAGTCCAAGCTGGAGTTTGCCATCTACCCAGCTCCTCAGGTCTCCACAGCTGTGGTTGAGCCCTACAACTCCATCCTGACCACCCACACCACTCTGGAGCACTCCGACTGCGCCTTCATGGTGGACAACGAGGCTATCTACGACATCTGTCGTAGGAACCTTGACATCGAACGCCCGTCATACACCAACTTGAATCGCCTCATCAGCCAGATTGTCTCCTCCATCACCGCCTCCCTGCGCTTTGATGGAGCGCTGAACGTAGATCTGACCGAGTTCCAGACCAACTTGGTGCCCTACCCTCGAATCCACTTCCCTTTGGCCACCTACGCCCCAGTCATCTCCGCAGAGAAAGCCTATCACGAGCAACTCACTGTGGCAGAGATAACCAATGCCTGCTTcgaaccagccaatcagatggtGAAATGTGATCCCCGTCATGGGAAGTACATGGCCTGCTGCCTTCTGTACCGTGGTGACGTCGTGCCGAAGGACGTCAACGTGGCCATCAGCAACATCAAAACCAAGCGCAGCATCCAGTTCGTGGACTGGTGCCCCACTGGCTTCAAAGTGGGCATTAATTACCAGCCTCCGACTGTGGTCCCGGGTGGCGACCTGGCCAAGGTGCAGAGAGCCGTGTGCATGCTCAGCAACACCACGGCCATCGCAGAGGCCTGGGCCCGACTCGACCACAAGTTCGACCTGATGTACGCCAAGAGGGCCTTCGTCCACTGGTACGTCGGTGAGGGGATGGAGGAGGGAGAGTTCTCAGAGGCCAGGGAGGACATGGCCGCCCTGGAGAAGGATTACGAAGAGGTCGGCATTGACTCCTACgaagaggatgaagaggggGAAGAGTATTAA